From a single Miscanthus floridulus cultivar M001 chromosome 8, ASM1932011v1, whole genome shotgun sequence genomic region:
- the LOC136478452 gene encoding uncharacterized protein: protein MESWATWVGTSVTSAFFASLERCSCINLSTDDDDDDDRDHEEAKDRPLILAAAPRHDDVAKPDPDSSLPVVAAAAAKDQVLGDQKQEYPPLPPV, encoded by the coding sequence ATGGAGAGCTGGGCGACCTGGGTGGGGACCAGCGTCACCTCCGCCTTCTTCGCCTCCCTCGAGCGCTGCTCCTGCATCAACCTCtccaccgacgacgacgacgacgacgaccgcgACCACGAGGAGGCCAAGGACCGCCCCCTCATCCTCGCCGCCGCCCCCCGCCACGACGACGTCGCCAAGCCCGATCCGGACTCCTCCCTccccgtcgtcgccgccgccgccgccaaggaccAGGTTCTGGGCGACCAGAAGCAAGAGTACCCGCCCCTGCCGCCCGTATGA
- the LOC136478439 gene encoding ABC transporter F family member 3-like, protein MAAAAAASMGVVREVLGADVVEEVDQPIIDYISNVLADEDFDFGAPEGHGIFEALGELLIDSGCVSDQEHCLQVCSMLCEKFGKHGLVKPKQVMRSLVTPLRMNAGMDDDVAPKKPQPEVFDGPLLSSRDKAKIERRKRKEERQREVQYQIHVAEMEALRAGMPPVYVNHSNDGGPAVRDIHMENFSVTVGGRDLIQETTITLAFGKHYGLVGRNGTGKTSFLRAMALHAIDGIPKNCQILHVEQEVVGDDTTALQCVLNADVERVQLLREEARLVQQQKDLEIEAEFGQSSGKSKDGLDKDSISKRLEEIYKRLELIDADAAEARAASILAGLSFTPEMQRKRTKQFSGGWRMRIALARALFIEPDLLLLDEPTNHLDLHAVLWLETYLLKWPKTFIVVSHAREFLNTVVTDILHLHGRKLHAYKGDYDTFERTREEHLKNQQKAFETNEKARQHMQTFIDKFRYNAKRASLVQSRIKALERMEHVDAVVSDPDYKFEFPTPDDRPGPPIISFSDASFGYPGGPTLFKNLNFGIDLDSRIAMVGPNGIGKSTILKLISGDLQPTSGTVFRSPKVRMAVFNQHHVDGLDLTVNPLLYMMKCYPGVPEQKLRAHLGSFGVSGSLALQPMYTLSGGQKSRVAFAKITFKKPHIILLDEPSNHLDLDAVEALIQGLLIFQGGVLMVSHDEHLITGSVDELWVVSEGRVTPFSGTFKDYKKMQK, encoded by the exons ATGGCGGCTGCAGCGGCCGCGAGCATGGGGGTGGTGCGGGAGGTCCTGGGCGCCGATGTTGTCGAGGAGGTGGACCAGCCGATCATCGACTACATCTCCAACGTCCTCGCCGACGAGGACTTCGACTTCGGGGCCCCGGAAGGGCACGGCATCTTCGAGGCGCTCGGGGAGCTCCTCATCGACTCCGGATGCGTCTCCGACCAGGAACACTGCCTCCAG GTCTGCAGTATGCTTTGTGAAAAGTTTGGAAAGCATGGTCTGGTGAAACCCAAACAAGTTATGCGCAGCCTTGTTACACCGTTACGAATGAATGCGGGGATGGACGATGACGTTGCACCAAAAAAGCCACAACCAGAAGTATTCGACGGACCGCTGCTGTCTTCGCGCGATAAAGCCAAGATTGAACGGAGGAAAAGAAAAGAGGAGAGGCAAAGAGAG GTTCAATATCAAATACATGTCGCGGAGATGGAGGCACTTAGGGCTGGAATGCCTCCTGTTTATGTAAACCACAGTAATGATGGTGGGCCAGCTgttagggatatacatatggagAACTTCAGTGTCACTGTTGGTGGTCGTGATCTAATTCAAGAAACCACTATAACACTTGCTTTTGGAAAGCACTATG GTCTTGTTGGAAGGAATGGGACTGGGAAGACATCTTTTCTCAGAGCGATGGCATTGCATGCGATTGATGGTATTCCCAAGAATTGCCAGATATTGCATGTTGAGCAAGAGGTTGTGGGCGATGATACAACAGCTTTGCAGTGTGTTCTGAACGCCGATGTCGAACGAGTTCAACTTTTGCGGGAAGAAGCTCGTCTGGTTCAACAACAG AAAGATTTAGAGATTGAGGCTGAGTTTGGGCAGAGCTCTGGCAAGAGCAAGGATGGCCTTGACAAAGATTCTATCAGCAAGAGGCTTGAGGAGATATATAAACGGCTTGAGCTCATTGATGCAGATGCAGCAGAGGCTCGTGCGGCATCAATTTTGGCG GGTCTTAGTTTTACTCCAGAAATGCAACGCAAGCGAACAAAACAATTTTCTGGTGGATGGCGCATGAGAATAGCTCTAGCACGCGCTCTGTTCATTGAGCCTGATTTGCTACTACTTGATGAGCCGACA AACCACCTTGATCTTCATGCTGTGTTATGGCTAGAAACGTATCTCCTGAAGTGGCCAAAGACATTCATTGTTGTATCACACGCAAGGGAGTTTTTGAATACG GTTGTCACCGAtatccttcatctacatggtagAAAACTACATGCTTACAAAGGTGACTATGACACATTTGAGAGGACAAGGGAAGAGCACCTTAAGAATCAGCAGAAAGCCTTTGAAACAAATGAGAAGGCCAGACAGCACATGCAG ACATTCATTGACAAGTTTCGGTACAATGCAAAGAGAGCATCACTTGTTCAATCGAGAATCAAG GCATTGGAGCGAATGGAACATGTTGATGCAGTTGTCAGTGATCCAGA CTATAAATTTGAATTTCCAACCCCAGATGATCGCCCTGGACCACCAATTATTAGCTTCAG TGATGCCTCGTTTGGTTACCCTGGAGGGCCTACCttgtttaaaaatttgaattttggtATTGACCTTGACAGCCGCATAGCAA TGGTTGGTCCTAATGGCATTGGCAAGTCCACTATACTGAAACTAATATCTGGGGATCTGCAGCCAACTTCTGGAACAGTATTCCGGTCTCCCAAG GTTCGCATGGCTGTATTCAATCAACATCATGTTGATGGCCTTGATTTGACGGTGAATCCCCTTTTGTACATGATGAAGTGCTACCCG GGTGTGCCTGAGCAGAAGTTGAGGGCACATCTGGGTTCTTTTGGTGTTTCAGGAAGCCTTGCCCTCCAACCTATGTACACTTTATCAG GTGGTCAGAAGAGTAGGGTAGCATTTGCGAAAATAACCTTCAAGAAGCCACACATCATTCTCCTCGACGAGCCTTCTAACCATCTT GATCTGGACGCGGTTGAGGCGCTCATCCAAGGTTTACTCATCTTCCAGGGAGGAGTGCTGATG GTGAGTCACGACGAGCATCTCATCACTGGAAGCGTGGACGAGCTTTGGGTGGTGTCGGAAGGCAGGGTGACCCCGTTCTCGGGCACTTTCAAGGACTACAAGAAGATGCAaaagtaa
- the LOC136470763 gene encoding uncharacterized protein, protein MKWTDYPPCFDPGNAFRIHVSVAKYTANVDYGSIEMDDREHDVWIDLTSHCSLSKFVNEMAGKIIWGSGHQLVVWGLDKESGTEWKVTTDEQFREMIEARWDEKEMDVSCEILDKDKWMRNKSMKPWGFKATYEGIAGADGPPEILVPEIPPEVEEEIEAAAIPVDDNEATKPLFFYDRDNPNMSVGTLYPSMPQFRLRVKQHAIVKEFELGTEKFDPERFRGFCKSKGCKWIIRARTQRDNSIRIQINSNVHTCASRRRVLNRMASQAWIVERVVPLLKDKPQIGARGLKEELEKKYKININYQTCWYGRQRAADKLFGNWDNSFDWLFRFKAEIELRSLCSVVEIDTVKVGKKVHFSRFFCAFKGSIDGFLEGCRPYISIDSTALNG, encoded by the exons ATGAAGTGGACTGACTACCCTCCTTG TTTTGATCCTGGCAATGCGTTTAGAATCCACGTTAGCGTTGCTAAGTACACAGCCAATGTTGATTATGGATCTATCGAAATGGATGACCGAGAGCATGATGTTTGGATTGATCTTACCAGTCACTGCTCTCTATCTAAATTTGTGAATGAAATGGCTGGAAAGATCATTTGGGGTAGCGGGCATCAGCTAGTTGTTTGGGGTCTAGACAAGGAGAGTGGGACAGAATGGAAGGTTACTACTGATGAGCAGTTCAGGGAGATGATAGAAGCTAGATGGGATGAGAAGGAAATGGATGTTAGCTGTGAAATACTTGACAAGGATAAG TGGATGAGGAACAAATCTATGAAGCCATGGGGCTTCAAAGCTACATATGAGGGGATAGCAGGTGCTGATGGTCCACCAGAGATTCTAGTGCCAGAGATTCCTCCTGAGGTGGAAGAAGAAATAGAAGCAGCAGCTATCCCTGTTGATGACAATGAAGCAACTAAgcccttatttttctatgatagaGACAATCCTAACATGTCTGTAGGCACACTGTATCCATCAATGCCTCAATTCAGATTGAGAGTTAAGCAACATGCTATAGTCAAAGAGTTTGAGTTGGGCACTGAGAAATTTGATCCTGAAAGGTTTAGAGGATTTTGCAAATCAAAAGGATGCAAGTGGATTATTAGAGCTAGAACTCAGAGAGATAACAGTATCAGG ATACAAATAAACTCTAATGTGCATACTTGTGCCTCAAGAAGGAGAGTTTTGAACAGGATGGCATCCCAGGCATGGATTGTAGAGAGAGTAGTGCCTCTACTTAAAGACAAGCCTCAGATAGGAGCAAGGgggctcaaagaagaacttgAGAAGAAATACAAGATCAACATAAATTACCAGACTTGCTGGTATGGTAGGCAGAGGGCTGCAGATAAGCTTTTTGGTAACTGGGACAATTCATTTGATTGGTTATTCAGATTCAAAGCAGAGATAGAGCTTAGGTCCCTATGTAGTGTTGTTGAGATAGACACTGTGAAAGTAGGCAAGAAGGTTCATTTCAGTAGATTTTTCTGTGCATTCAAGGGTAGTATAGATGGCTTCCTAGAGGGTTGCAGGCCATACATTAGTATAGATTCCACTGCTCTCAATGGGTAG
- the LOC136478442 gene encoding phosphoenolpyruvate/phosphate translocator 2, chloroplastic-like: MQSAAAFRPCPAGQLVSRNPSRPLLPARPLRVSVSAAGSVATTRALALGLLSASPKSRQRQVSCGAAGDAVAAPTAEEGGGLMKTLWLGSLFGLWYLFNIYFNIYNKQVLKVFPYPINITEVQFAVGTVVSLFLWITGIIKRPKISGAQLVAILPLAIVHTMGNLFTNMSLGKVAVSFTHTIKAMEPFFSVLLSAVFLGELPTVWVVVSLLPIVGGVALASLTEASFNWAGFWSAMASNVTFQSRNVLSKKLMVKKEESLDNLNLFSIITVMSFFVLAPVTLFTEGVKITPTFLQSAGLNVNQVLTRSLLAGLCFHAYQQVSYMILAMVSPVTHSVGNCVKRVVVIVTSVLFFRTPVSPINSLGTAIALAGVFLYSQLKRLKPKPKTP; the protein is encoded by the exons ATGCAGAGCGCCGCGGCTTTCCGGCCGTGCCCCGCCGGGCAGCTGGTGAGCCGTAATCCTAGCCGCCCACTCCTCCCGGCCCGCCCGCTCCGCGTCTCCGTCTCCGCCGCTGGCTCCGTCGCTACCACTCGCGCTCTGGCTCTCGGGCTGCTGTCAGCCTCGCCCAAGTCCCGCCAGCGACAGGTGTCGTGCGGCGCGGCCGGGGACGCTGTGGCGGCCCCGACTGCGGAGGAAGGCGGCGGGCTCATGAAGACGCTGTGGCTCGGCTCGCTCTTCGGCCTCTGGTACCTGTTCAACATCTACTTCAACATCTATAACAAGCAG GTTCTCAAGGTTTTCCCATACCCCATAAACATCACAGAAGTTCAATTTGCTGTCGGAACTGTAGTATCTTTGTTCCTGTGGATCACTGGTATTATTAAGAGGCCAAAGATTTCTGGAGCACAG CTTGTAGCCATCCTACCTCTGGCTATAGTTCACACTATGGGCAATCTGTTCACCAACATGAGCCTTGGGAAAGTTGCAGTATCATTTACGCACACCATCAAGGCTATGGagcctttcttttctgttcttctTTCTGCAGTTTTCCTTGGCGAG TTACCTACTGTTTGGGTAGTAGTATCTCTTCTTCCAATTGTTGGTGGTGTTGCATTGGCATCTCTTACTGAGGCATCCTTTAACTG GGCTGGCTTTTGGAGTGCAATGGCTTCAAATGTTACCTTTCAATCCCGGAATGTACTGAGCAAGAAGCTCATGGTTAAGAAAGAG GAATCCTTGGACAACCTTAATCTCTTCTCCATCATTACAGTGATGTCATTTTTCGTTTTGGCCCCTGTTACCTTGTTTACAGAAGGTGTCAAAATTACTCCTACATTTTTGCAATCTGCT GGTCTGAATGTAAACCAGGTCCTTACAAGGTCTCTTCTTGCTGGACTGTGTTTCCATGCATACCAACAG GTGTCTTACATGATTTTGGCGATGGTGTCTCCTGTCACTCATTCTGTGGGCAACTGTGTTAAGCGTGTTGTGGTCATTGTCACATCAGTGCTGTTCTTCAGGACACCTGTTTCTCCTATCAACTCTCTTG GTACTGCGATTGCACTTGCCGGAGTTTTCCTGTACTCACAGCTCAAGAGACTCAAGCCCAAGCCGAAGACTCCTTAA